In one Oligoflexia bacterium genomic region, the following are encoded:
- a CDS encoding histidine triad nucleotide-binding protein, producing the protein MSELENCLFCKIVKGLIPSQKVYEDEKILAFKDISAQAPIHYLFIPKKHYQSLADVPLSEMSIMTELFTAMRKVADQEGVSVGGFRNVINTRKQGGQTVDHLHVHLLGGRLMGGDMTGA; encoded by the coding sequence ATGTCGGAACTAGAGAATTGTCTGTTTTGCAAGATCGTGAAAGGGCTGATTCCCTCTCAGAAGGTATATGAAGATGAGAAGATCCTAGCGTTTAAAGACATCTCAGCTCAAGCCCCCATTCATTATCTTTTTATTCCAAAGAAGCACTACCAAAGTCTTGCGGATGTACCACTTAGTGAAATGTCAATAATGACGGAGCTCTTCACAGCTATGCGTAAGGTTGCTGATCAAGAGGGTGTTTCTGTAGGTGGTTTTCGAAACGTTATTAATACCCGGAAACAGGGTGGCCAGACTGTGGACCATCTGCACGTGCACCTGTTGGGCGGACGCTTAATGGGGGGGGATATGACGGGAGCTTAA
- a CDS encoding SelB C-terminal domain-containing protein, whose translation MRSLILATAGHVDHGKSTFVKYLTGLDPDRLPEEKTRGMTLDLGFASVPGISFIDCPGHESFIKHLVAGQSAVDGACLIIAMNEGIQEQTLEHIRILNWLGTKQVMIVVTKTDLTDTKEDAQYQASEIYEQAQKLFLPDVRTELLLVSHHIPRHDAINKIKTFFKPIRQITNHFYNRFFLDRIFTINGAGSIVTGSFSEGEIETGTRGLIWLSNNKKPRPVVVKTIRHEHFAPQKWLTAGRVAFGLDGVSPEEVPRGSVLLFQEKLPPLARSLALNLDWAIEQKKQFTATIQVGTLCLQAKLRLHPKGFWRAYLEMPAPIMRGDKLVVRLPERIEGLGQTVAAGNVLDAYLPTRQIKSAPPQDTREFIKWCRESEGSEKYDLEDWALRLGLPNEEVKQYVDLFRKNIPQVKPEKPKMIDERLLRELEEKKWEGFVKEDELDRAHTLVKAHFVKHVKANHFLHNDHYNELLNWLESHFQKHEELTLDHARDFFKIGRKHFIHLLEFCDRLHFTFRKELVRKPFKLPSYPPPLSVRPTGARADGPQSGHPVSGY comes from the coding sequence GTGAGATCCCTAATACTTGCCACAGCGGGTCACGTTGATCATGGTAAGTCTACCTTTGTTAAATATCTAACTGGCCTTGATCCCGATCGTCTGCCCGAAGAGAAAACTCGCGGCATGACACTAGACCTTGGTTTTGCTTCTGTGCCTGGAATTTCATTTATTGATTGTCCCGGTCACGAAAGTTTCATTAAACACCTCGTAGCTGGACAAAGTGCTGTAGACGGCGCCTGTCTGATCATCGCAATGAATGAAGGAATCCAAGAACAAACCCTAGAGCATATTCGCATTCTAAATTGGCTAGGCACAAAACAAGTCATGATCGTTGTGACAAAAACTGATCTCACCGACACCAAAGAAGATGCTCAGTACCAAGCCAGTGAAATATATGAACAAGCCCAAAAGCTTTTTTTACCCGACGTAAGAACTGAACTTCTTTTGGTCTCTCATCATATTCCGCGTCACGATGCTATTAATAAAATAAAAACTTTTTTTAAACCAATTCGCCAAATCACAAATCATTTTTATAACCGCTTCTTTCTTGATCGTATATTCACCATCAACGGTGCGGGCTCTATTGTTACTGGTTCATTTTCTGAGGGTGAAATTGAAACAGGAACTCGCGGCCTTATTTGGCTCTCAAATAATAAAAAGCCACGCCCCGTAGTTGTTAAGACCATAAGACATGAACACTTTGCTCCACAGAAATGGTTAACAGCGGGTAGAGTAGCTTTTGGTTTAGATGGCGTTTCACCCGAAGAAGTTCCGCGTGGAAGTGTTTTATTATTTCAAGAAAAACTACCTCCCCTTGCACGAAGCCTTGCGCTTAATCTCGATTGGGCGATTGAACAGAAAAAACAATTCACAGCTACAATTCAAGTGGGCACCTTATGCCTACAAGCAAAATTACGATTACACCCCAAAGGTTTTTGGCGCGCGTATCTAGAAATGCCAGCACCCATTATGCGTGGTGATAAACTCGTGGTTCGTTTACCTGAGAGAATCGAAGGTCTTGGCCAAACAGTTGCCGCGGGTAATGTACTTGATGCGTATCTTCCAACTAGACAAATTAAAAGCGCACCACCACAAGATACACGTGAGTTTATTAAATGGTGTCGTGAGAGTGAAGGCTCAGAAAAATATGATCTTGAAGATTGGGCATTACGACTTGGCCTACCCAATGAAGAAGTAAAACAATACGTCGATCTATTTCGAAAAAATATTCCACAAGTGAAACCCGAAAAACCCAAAATGATTGATGAAAGACTTCTTCGTGAACTAGAAGAAAAAAAATGGGAAGGTTTTGTTAAAGAAGATGAACTAGATCGAGCCCATACATTAGTGAAGGCTCATTTTGTAAAACATGTGAAGGCAAATCACTTTTTACATAATGATCATTACAATGAACTTTTAAATTGGCTTGAATCTCACTTTCAAAAACACGAAGAACTCACCCTTGATCATGCTCGTGACTTTTTTAAAATTGGCCGCAAGCATTTCATTCATTTATTAGAGTTTTGTGATCGCCTGCATTTTACTTTTAGAAAAGAGTTGGTGAGAAAACCTTTTAAGCTCCCGTCATATCCCCCCCCATTAAGCGTCCGCCCAACAGGTGCACGTGCAGATGGTCCACAGTCTGGCCACCCTGTTTCCGGGTATTAA